From one Anopheles bellator chromosome 1, idAnoBellAS_SP24_06.2, whole genome shotgun sequence genomic stretch:
- the LOC131205752 gene encoding integral membrane protein GPR155 isoform X1: MGRLQTGGSAAQSLMAAAMHHLSEETVTTNTTTATIAPVLLGTLVAAHNDSDFSPQDDNTPTISMDNLYPALIQCFAIIICGYLAGRLNIISNFEAKGLNTFVGTFALPSVIFLSLAELDWSTVNWNFLLSILISKTIVFVSVAIISLLVARPVNYGRAGLLAIFCTQSNDFAIGYPIVSALYSKLHPEYASYIYLLAPISLAILNPIGYVLMEISKIKDKNELNNSTEIEQANRPPASTCPQLATQNRRKILKGKALVVFKTIESIFFNPILLMTLLGVVGGQIFPNGLPVYLSSVLRSLGNSFSATALFLLGLRMVGKASTLQGPGLILPGILILVKLLVFPLVTRQTVNIMNAGANFSETTDLSTFGFLYGTFPAAPGVFVIASQYNRDVDLIASSMVASTFISAPLMFISAKMITITNLTPADYLHELDKFSFDISIVAIVAGIWVLLLFALTRKVKRMPHRVTCCLLVSQLICNVGVILWSTLEQNSLWKMYAQFYFFTIGCYSSRLWTAFLAITILFLQCRSLCFVLKLWPIFIAAAWGLPTLMVSLLCFLDGKNITPTEKRNPSFQYGNAQAAIAVFLLVMCFIVTVGCLILHQRFKKRHERYLTLSREVSSPDTDTSTLASGSAVNLLSPAGNGNSTIHRRRRSITSSDDEILPANGANMVGSCSGGDGGGPAGGGCGQNGANGCCSSVSTVRTVVDIEDLGITKSVNNDNDDVVGCTSSETQPNGLCSAQFNCPAAAKQQCQSLIERYREQANDGLEPLEFDKTIDQQQILRHMVLLILLLCSMFVGLSLSVWTLIMEGMSGIYVELTFLDAFLNFGQSIIVLAVFITDTGELLLPLMKFWRKLWYGANLLQLPIWSELSMETRHVCDQFTTHHLERCRKAIAKDIRWRIKVYRRVFYGTVFVDWLLEVGLAKDRTDATHYARRLIDGRVLRHINNVYHFHDRNLLYTFCERL, from the exons TGCGCCAGTGCTTCTTGGTACCCTGGTGGCCGCACATAACGACAGCGACTTCAGTCCGCAGGACGACAACACGCCGACGATCTCGATGGACAACCTCTACCCGGCTCTCATACAGTGCTTTGCCATCATCATTTGCGG CTACCTTGCCGGCCGCTTGAACATCATCAGCAACTTCGAGGCAAAGGGTCTCAACACGTTTGTCGGCACGTTCGCACTTCCGTCGGTAATTTTCTTGTCTCTGGCCGAGCTTGACTGGAGCACCGTGAACTGGAATTTTCTACTGTCGATACTGATCTCGAAAacgatcgttttcgtttcggtggccatcatcTCGCTGCTTGTCGCCCGGCCGGTAAACTATGGCCGCGCCGGCCTACTGGCCATATTCTGCACCCAGAGTAATGATTTTGCCATCGGCTATCCAATCG TATCAGCGCTGTACTCGAAGCTACATCCGGAGTACGCATCCTATATCTATTTACTGGCACCGATCTCGCTCGCGATTCTGAACCCAATCGGCTACGTATTGATGGAAATTTCGAAAATCAAGGATAAAAATGAACTTAACAAC TCGACAGAGATCGAACAGGCGAACCGTCCACCGGCGTCCACGTGTCCGCAGCTTGCCACTCAAAACCGTCGCAAAATCCTCAAAGGCAAGGCGTTGGTCGTCTTCAAAACCATCGAATCGATATTTTTCAATCCCATCCTTCTTATGACGCTTCTGGGAGTTGTTGGTGGTCAAATTTTCCCAAACGGGCTGCCGGTGTACCTCTCGAGCGTTCTCCGTTCGCTTGGCAATTCTTTCTCTGCAACGGCGCTCTTTCTGCTCGGTCTCCGGATGGTGGGCAAAGCATCGACACTTCAGGGCCCGGGCCTTATTCTGCCGGGGATACTGATCCTCGTAAAGCTCCTCGTCTTTCCACTCGTGACGCGTCAAACGGTAAACATTATGAATGCCGGCGCCAACTTTAGTGAAACGACCGATCTGAGCACGTTCGGGTTTCTGTATGGTACCTTTCCGGCCGCACCCGGTGTGTTTGTCATAGCTTCGCAGTACAACCGCGACGTGGACTTG ATTGCCAGCAGCATGGTAGCATCGACGTTTATCAGCGCACCGTTAATGTTCATCTCGGCGAAGATGATCACCATAACCAACCTAACGCCCGCCGATTATCTGCACGAGTTGGATAAGTTTTCGTTCGACATCAGCATAgtggcgatcgtggccggcATCTGGGTATTGCTACTGTTCGCGCTGACCCGCAAGGTAAAGCGCATGCCTCATCGTGTCACCTGCTGTCTGCTCGTTTCCCAACTCATCTGCAACGTTGGCGTTATTCTGTGGTCGACGCTCGAGCAAAACAGTCTGTGGAAGATGTACGCCCAGTTCTACTTTTTTACCATCGGCTGCTACAGCAGCCGGCTGTGGACGGCCTTCTTGGCGATCACGATCCTCTTTCTGCAGTGCCGCAGCCTCTGTTTTGTGCTCAAATTATGGCCAATTTTT ATTGCTGCAGCCTGGGGTTTACCGACGCTGATGGTATCACTGCTATGCTTTCTCGATGGGAAAAACATAACACCGACGGAGAAGCGTAATCCCAGCTTTCAGTATGGCAATGCCCAGGCAGCTATCGCTGTGTTTCTGCTCGTAATGTGCTTCATCGTAACGGTGGGCTGCCTTATACTGCACCAGCGGTTCAAGAAGCGGCACGAGCGGTATTTGACTCTTTCGCGTGAAGTTTCCTCTCCGGACACCGACACTAGTAcgctcgcttccggttcggctgTGAATCTTCTGTCGCCAGCGGGCAATGGAAACAGCACGATCCATCGAAGACGGCGCTCCATCACGTCGAGTGATGATGAAATTCTTCCTGCCAATGGTGCTAATATGGTGGGTTCCTGcagtggtggcgatggtggagGACCAGCAGGAGGCGGATGTGGCCAAAATGGAGCCAACGGCTGTTGTAGCAGCGTATCGACCGTCAGAACTGTGGTTGACATTGAAGATCTGGGAATTACGAAAAGCGTCAACAATGACAACGACGACGTTGTTGGATGTACCTCTTCGGAGACTCAGCCGAATGGACTCTGTTCGGCGCAGTTTAATTGCCCAGCGGCGGCAAAACAGCAGTGTCAGTCACTGATCGAACGATACCGAGAACAAGCGAACGACGGATTGGAACCGCTTGAGTTTGACAAAACGATCGATCAACAGCAAATTCTGCGTCACATGGTGCTTTTGATACTGCTTCTCTGCTCCATGTTTGTCGGCCTTTCACTCTCTGTGTGGACACTCATCATGGAGGGTATGTCGGGGATCTACGTTGAGTTAACGTTTCTCGATGCGTTTCTCAACTTTGGCCAGAGCATTATAGTGCTCGCGGTCTTCATCACGGACACCGGCGAGCTTCTGCTGCCACTGATGAAGTTCTGGCGCAAACTGTGGTACGGTGCCAACTTGCTGCAGCTACCGATTTGGAGTGAACTGAGCATGGAAACGCGACACGTTTGCGATCAGTTTACGACGCACCATCTTGAGCGTTGCCGGAAAGCCATCGCCAAAGACATTCG CTGGCGTATCAAGGTTTATCGGAGAGTGTTCTACGGTACTGTGTTTGTCGATTGGTTGCTGGAAGTTGGTTTAGCGAAGGATCGAACCGATGCGACACACTATGCTCGTCGGCTGATCGATGGACGGGTACTGCGACACATCAACAATGTATACCATTTTCACGATCGTAACCTACTCTATACGTTCTGTGAACGACTGTAA
- the LOC131205752 gene encoding integral membrane protein GPR155 isoform X2 has protein sequence MGRLQTGGSAAQSLMAAAMHHLSEETVTTNTTTATIAPVLLGTLVAAHNDSDFSPQDDNTPTISMDNLYPALIQCFAIIICGYLAGRLNIISNFEAKGLNTFVGTFALPSVIFLSLAELDWSTVNWNFLLSILISKTIVFVSVAIISLLVARPVNYGRAGLLAIFCTQSNDFAIGYPIVSALYSKLHPEYASYIYLLAPISLAILNPIGYVLMEISKIKDKNELNNANRPPASTCPQLATQNRRKILKGKALVVFKTIESIFFNPILLMTLLGVVGGQIFPNGLPVYLSSVLRSLGNSFSATALFLLGLRMVGKASTLQGPGLILPGILILVKLLVFPLVTRQTVNIMNAGANFSETTDLSTFGFLYGTFPAAPGVFVIASQYNRDVDLIASSMVASTFISAPLMFISAKMITITNLTPADYLHELDKFSFDISIVAIVAGIWVLLLFALTRKVKRMPHRVTCCLLVSQLICNVGVILWSTLEQNSLWKMYAQFYFFTIGCYSSRLWTAFLAITILFLQCRSLCFVLKLWPIFIAAAWGLPTLMVSLLCFLDGKNITPTEKRNPSFQYGNAQAAIAVFLLVMCFIVTVGCLILHQRFKKRHERYLTLSREVSSPDTDTSTLASGSAVNLLSPAGNGNSTIHRRRRSITSSDDEILPANGANMVGSCSGGDGGGPAGGGCGQNGANGCCSSVSTVRTVVDIEDLGITKSVNNDNDDVVGCTSSETQPNGLCSAQFNCPAAAKQQCQSLIERYREQANDGLEPLEFDKTIDQQQILRHMVLLILLLCSMFVGLSLSVWTLIMEGMSGIYVELTFLDAFLNFGQSIIVLAVFITDTGELLLPLMKFWRKLWYGANLLQLPIWSELSMETRHVCDQFTTHHLERCRKAIAKDIRWRIKVYRRVFYGTVFVDWLLEVGLAKDRTDATHYARRLIDGRVLRHINNVYHFHDRNLLYTFCERL, from the exons TGCGCCAGTGCTTCTTGGTACCCTGGTGGCCGCACATAACGACAGCGACTTCAGTCCGCAGGACGACAACACGCCGACGATCTCGATGGACAACCTCTACCCGGCTCTCATACAGTGCTTTGCCATCATCATTTGCGG CTACCTTGCCGGCCGCTTGAACATCATCAGCAACTTCGAGGCAAAGGGTCTCAACACGTTTGTCGGCACGTTCGCACTTCCGTCGGTAATTTTCTTGTCTCTGGCCGAGCTTGACTGGAGCACCGTGAACTGGAATTTTCTACTGTCGATACTGATCTCGAAAacgatcgttttcgtttcggtggccatcatcTCGCTGCTTGTCGCCCGGCCGGTAAACTATGGCCGCGCCGGCCTACTGGCCATATTCTGCACCCAGAGTAATGATTTTGCCATCGGCTATCCAATCG TATCAGCGCTGTACTCGAAGCTACATCCGGAGTACGCATCCTATATCTATTTACTGGCACCGATCTCGCTCGCGATTCTGAACCCAATCGGCTACGTATTGATGGAAATTTCGAAAATCAAGGATAAAAATGAACTTAACAAC GCGAACCGTCCACCGGCGTCCACGTGTCCGCAGCTTGCCACTCAAAACCGTCGCAAAATCCTCAAAGGCAAGGCGTTGGTCGTCTTCAAAACCATCGAATCGATATTTTTCAATCCCATCCTTCTTATGACGCTTCTGGGAGTTGTTGGTGGTCAAATTTTCCCAAACGGGCTGCCGGTGTACCTCTCGAGCGTTCTCCGTTCGCTTGGCAATTCTTTCTCTGCAACGGCGCTCTTTCTGCTCGGTCTCCGGATGGTGGGCAAAGCATCGACACTTCAGGGCCCGGGCCTTATTCTGCCGGGGATACTGATCCTCGTAAAGCTCCTCGTCTTTCCACTCGTGACGCGTCAAACGGTAAACATTATGAATGCCGGCGCCAACTTTAGTGAAACGACCGATCTGAGCACGTTCGGGTTTCTGTATGGTACCTTTCCGGCCGCACCCGGTGTGTTTGTCATAGCTTCGCAGTACAACCGCGACGTGGACTTG ATTGCCAGCAGCATGGTAGCATCGACGTTTATCAGCGCACCGTTAATGTTCATCTCGGCGAAGATGATCACCATAACCAACCTAACGCCCGCCGATTATCTGCACGAGTTGGATAAGTTTTCGTTCGACATCAGCATAgtggcgatcgtggccggcATCTGGGTATTGCTACTGTTCGCGCTGACCCGCAAGGTAAAGCGCATGCCTCATCGTGTCACCTGCTGTCTGCTCGTTTCCCAACTCATCTGCAACGTTGGCGTTATTCTGTGGTCGACGCTCGAGCAAAACAGTCTGTGGAAGATGTACGCCCAGTTCTACTTTTTTACCATCGGCTGCTACAGCAGCCGGCTGTGGACGGCCTTCTTGGCGATCACGATCCTCTTTCTGCAGTGCCGCAGCCTCTGTTTTGTGCTCAAATTATGGCCAATTTTT ATTGCTGCAGCCTGGGGTTTACCGACGCTGATGGTATCACTGCTATGCTTTCTCGATGGGAAAAACATAACACCGACGGAGAAGCGTAATCCCAGCTTTCAGTATGGCAATGCCCAGGCAGCTATCGCTGTGTTTCTGCTCGTAATGTGCTTCATCGTAACGGTGGGCTGCCTTATACTGCACCAGCGGTTCAAGAAGCGGCACGAGCGGTATTTGACTCTTTCGCGTGAAGTTTCCTCTCCGGACACCGACACTAGTAcgctcgcttccggttcggctgTGAATCTTCTGTCGCCAGCGGGCAATGGAAACAGCACGATCCATCGAAGACGGCGCTCCATCACGTCGAGTGATGATGAAATTCTTCCTGCCAATGGTGCTAATATGGTGGGTTCCTGcagtggtggcgatggtggagGACCAGCAGGAGGCGGATGTGGCCAAAATGGAGCCAACGGCTGTTGTAGCAGCGTATCGACCGTCAGAACTGTGGTTGACATTGAAGATCTGGGAATTACGAAAAGCGTCAACAATGACAACGACGACGTTGTTGGATGTACCTCTTCGGAGACTCAGCCGAATGGACTCTGTTCGGCGCAGTTTAATTGCCCAGCGGCGGCAAAACAGCAGTGTCAGTCACTGATCGAACGATACCGAGAACAAGCGAACGACGGATTGGAACCGCTTGAGTTTGACAAAACGATCGATCAACAGCAAATTCTGCGTCACATGGTGCTTTTGATACTGCTTCTCTGCTCCATGTTTGTCGGCCTTTCACTCTCTGTGTGGACACTCATCATGGAGGGTATGTCGGGGATCTACGTTGAGTTAACGTTTCTCGATGCGTTTCTCAACTTTGGCCAGAGCATTATAGTGCTCGCGGTCTTCATCACGGACACCGGCGAGCTTCTGCTGCCACTGATGAAGTTCTGGCGCAAACTGTGGTACGGTGCCAACTTGCTGCAGCTACCGATTTGGAGTGAACTGAGCATGGAAACGCGACACGTTTGCGATCAGTTTACGACGCACCATCTTGAGCGTTGCCGGAAAGCCATCGCCAAAGACATTCG CTGGCGTATCAAGGTTTATCGGAGAGTGTTCTACGGTACTGTGTTTGTCGATTGGTTGCTGGAAGTTGGTTTAGCGAAGGATCGAACCGATGCGACACACTATGCTCGTCGGCTGATCGATGGACGGGTACTGCGACACATCAACAATGTATACCATTTTCACGATCGTAACCTACTCTATACGTTCTGTGAACGACTGTAA